In Amycolatopsis endophytica, the following are encoded in one genomic region:
- a CDS encoding pyridoxal phosphate-dependent aminotransferase, whose amino-acid sequence MVDAASFPGPAKRADVAPFHVMEVLSAAAARQRTHGDVVSLAAGQPSAGAPEPVREAAARALAGQNLGYTVQLGIPELREAIAGHYERRYGLPVSPDDVIVTTGSSGGFLLSFLSAFDAGARVAMARPGYPAYRNLLSALGCEVVEFATDERTRFQPTVGLLDELGPIDGLIVASPTNPAGTVLPPGELAAIAGWCSARGVQLISDEIYHGISYGTEPGCAWQSTTESIVLGSFSKYFAMTGWRLGWMLAPKRLHRAVDVLTGNLNICAPALAQHAAVAAFEPESYAELDGHVAHYRRNRDLLLDGLAGIGLDRIAPVDGAFYAYADVSGHTIDSLSWCQRLLADTGVAITPGIDFDPVDGGKFVRFSFAGSSADVTEGVDRLGRWLSGGTPSFP is encoded by the coding sequence ATGGTCGACGCAGCTTCCTTTCCCGGTCCGGCCAAGCGGGCGGATGTCGCGCCCTTCCACGTCATGGAGGTCCTTTCCGCGGCGGCCGCCCGGCAGCGCACGCACGGTGACGTCGTGTCGCTCGCCGCGGGGCAGCCGAGCGCGGGCGCGCCGGAACCGGTTCGCGAAGCCGCCGCGCGGGCGCTGGCCGGGCAGAACCTCGGCTACACCGTGCAGCTGGGCATCCCGGAGCTGCGGGAGGCGATCGCCGGGCACTACGAGCGCCGCTACGGGTTGCCGGTCAGCCCGGACGACGTCATCGTCACCACCGGCTCCTCCGGCGGGTTCCTGCTGTCGTTCCTGTCCGCCTTCGACGCGGGCGCCCGCGTCGCGATGGCGCGGCCCGGCTACCCGGCCTACCGCAACCTCCTGTCGGCGCTGGGTTGCGAAGTCGTCGAGTTCGCCACCGACGAGCGCACCCGGTTCCAGCCGACCGTCGGCCTGCTCGACGAGCTGGGCCCGATCGACGGCCTGATCGTGGCGAGCCCGACGAACCCGGCGGGCACCGTACTGCCACCGGGGGAGCTGGCCGCCATCGCGGGCTGGTGCTCGGCGCGCGGCGTCCAGCTGATCAGCGACGAGATCTACCACGGCATCTCCTACGGCACCGAGCCCGGCTGCGCGTGGCAGTCGACGACGGAGTCGATCGTGCTGGGCTCGTTCTCCAAGTACTTCGCGATGACCGGGTGGCGGCTGGGCTGGATGCTCGCGCCGAAACGCCTGCACCGCGCGGTCGACGTGCTCACCGGCAACCTCAACATCTGCGCGCCCGCGCTCGCCCAGCACGCGGCGGTCGCGGCGTTCGAACCGGAGTCCTACGCGGAGCTGGACGGGCACGTGGCGCACTACCGGCGCAACCGGGACCTGCTGCTCGACGGCCTGGCCGGCATCGGACTGGACCGGATCGCGCCGGTCGACGGCGCCTTCTACGCCTACGCCGACGTGTCCGGGCACACCATTGACAGCCTCAGCTGGTGCCAGCGCCTGCTGGCCGACACGGGTGTCGCGATCACGCCGGGCATCGACTTCGACCCCGTCGACGGGGGGAAGTTCGTCCGGTTCTCGTTCGCCGGATCGTCTGCCGACGTCACCGAGGGTGTCGACCGGCTGGGCCGCTGGCTCTCCGGGGGAACCCCCAGTTTTCCCTGA
- a CDS encoding transglycosylase SLT domain-containing protein, giving the protein MVAAPGMPPEWNDVQTRAQQVDKLNPAGIQSVADQFTQASKDSADHSVALRNATAALDGGTWTGPAADAFFAYVRQIGDAGRRVNDHLDEVAREMSNLQTSLADIKGQVDTIRQQAQTDIDKANSDAVTQANAAEAKEREVSEGKEGATMPSPTSAEIMAANARTTSGIATGARDAIQGLLNGANDQINRVMGLVRKDVEGGYASVPPLGGKPKSSKSTGGLSGGGGGGGGGLGPSGGPPSTQPPGNVRQWIEEAIRILQAAGIPVTEADIDKIWTIIEKESGGDPNAINLWDSNADAGHPSKGLMQCIDSTFNAHKLPGHDDIYNPVDNIIAGVRYTFDRYGGFAGHPGLKSMASGGGYQGY; this is encoded by the coding sequence ATGGTTGCCGCACCGGGCATGCCGCCCGAATGGAACGACGTGCAGACCCGCGCGCAGCAGGTCGACAAGCTGAACCCGGCGGGCATCCAGTCCGTCGCGGACCAGTTCACGCAGGCGTCGAAGGACTCGGCCGACCATTCGGTGGCGCTGCGCAACGCGACGGCGGCCCTCGACGGCGGCACGTGGACCGGTCCGGCGGCCGACGCGTTCTTCGCCTACGTCAGGCAGATCGGCGACGCGGGCCGGAGGGTCAACGACCACCTCGACGAGGTCGCCCGCGAGATGTCGAACCTGCAGACCTCGCTGGCCGACATCAAGGGCCAGGTCGACACGATCCGGCAGCAGGCGCAGACGGACATCGACAAGGCCAACTCGGACGCCGTCACCCAGGCGAACGCGGCCGAGGCGAAGGAACGCGAGGTGTCCGAGGGCAAGGAGGGCGCGACGATGCCCTCGCCGACGTCCGCCGAGATCATGGCCGCCAACGCCCGCACCACGAGCGGCATCGCGACGGGCGCGCGGGACGCGATTCAGGGCCTGCTCAACGGCGCGAACGACCAGATCAACCGGGTCATGGGGCTGGTGCGCAAAGACGTCGAGGGCGGGTACGCGTCGGTGCCGCCCCTGGGCGGCAAACCGAAGTCGTCGAAGAGCACCGGTGGGCTGAGCGGCGGCGGTGGTGGGGGCGGCGGTGGCCTGGGTCCGAGCGGCGGTCCGCCGAGCACGCAGCCGCCGGGCAACGTGCGGCAGTGGATCGAAGAGGCGATCCGCATCCTGCAGGCGGCGGGCATCCCGGTGACGGAAGCCGACATCGACAAGATCTGGACGATCATCGAGAAGGAGTCGGGCGGCGACCCGAACGCGATCAACCTGTGGGACAGCAACGCCGATGCCGGGCATCCGTCCAAGGGGCTGATGCAGTGCATCGACTCGACGTTCAACGCGCACAAGCTGCCCGGTCACGACGACATCTACAACCCGGTGGACAACATCATCGCCGGGGTCCGGTACACGTTCGACCGGTACGGCGGGTTCGCCGGGCACCCCGGCCTGAAATCGATGGCGAGCGGCGGCGGCTACCAGGGCTACTGA
- a CDS encoding ESX secretion-associated protein EspG: MSLVLTTLEFDVLWQSLRLPRAHPALRVPSAGQTHGERRHLVDRAWGLLADRGLARGRRAVGEVVDMAALLANPQVSIDVWVWTGREIRGLAVSNGNQAVLAVVDSGEVWLIPARPNALAESAVSVAGEQPAGVGHSVSLPHSTLRAADADAKGDPKALVTALEDRGVELWEAQELAGMLVGMTTRGQFGVERQGRRAGRVVAFYDTDAGRYLVQVGGQDWATVAPADNQLLVSRIGELLDEA, encoded by the coding sequence ATGAGCCTCGTCCTGACCACGCTGGAGTTCGACGTCCTCTGGCAGAGCCTGCGGCTGCCGCGCGCCCACCCGGCGTTGCGCGTGCCCAGCGCCGGACAGACCCACGGCGAGCGGCGGCACCTCGTCGACCGCGCCTGGGGCCTGCTCGCCGACCGGGGTCTGGCGCGCGGGCGGCGTGCCGTCGGCGAGGTCGTCGACATGGCGGCCCTGCTGGCGAACCCGCAGGTGTCGATCGACGTGTGGGTGTGGACGGGCCGGGAAATCCGTGGCCTCGCGGTGAGCAACGGGAACCAGGCGGTGCTCGCGGTGGTCGACTCGGGTGAGGTGTGGCTGATCCCCGCCCGCCCGAACGCGCTCGCCGAGTCGGCGGTGTCGGTCGCGGGCGAGCAGCCCGCCGGGGTCGGCCACTCGGTCAGCCTGCCGCACAGCACGCTCCGGGCGGCCGACGCGGACGCCAAGGGGGACCCGAAGGCGCTGGTCACGGCGCTGGAAGACCGCGGCGTCGAGCTGTGGGAGGCGCAGGAGCTGGCCGGGATGCTGGTCGGGATGACCACGCGCGGGCAGTTCGGCGTCGAGCGGCAGGGCCGCCGCGCGGGCCGCGTCGTCGCGTTCTACGACACCGACGCGGGCCGCTACCTGGTGCAGGTGGGCGGGCAGGACTGGGCCACCGTGGCGCCCGCGGACAACCAGCTGCTGGTCAGCCGGATCGGGGAGCTGCTCGACGAGGCGTGA
- a CDS encoding PPE domain-containing protein produces MATFDSSNHDIPTLVAKLADQRFDGYQPEQLARVVEQFRDGAGTTSITEAVEALRSISGALAGTEEALRTQLRALGVEWQSRAGDQASSVVAREAGFSAEATAKVDQAARMMFEQAEAFTRTRNKLPAPEDLRKAGSYDFGDTVFSLFGFETDHAADVRTAEEARAQAVDALNAYAHDSGGYLGATSTVEAPAPVDLLSAPGSGVVSGVGGAVPTVPDTSTTQAQGTKDVTPAVAPVDTPTPAMGVPAPGSAGVAAAGAAGARPGVTGPSGAVGAPAPGGRVAPGPGGAGPGGGSTGAGAAERGPSGGRAGGASPSAWGVRGGATGSAGGVGEQAGRGGAGAANRFTTGGIGGAARGGAGGAGGPGGAGGGAAGGAGGTGGGGAAGGAGGAPRGVPTAAEEALGKGRAAGAVPPSGTSPTAVGPGFAAVRGTSGMSGFAEAAPALGAAGAGGALAGEGERPNRVGRNTAGNRIHQIPVGDLPEEEEARLSRRGGHTPGTGTTRSILEPAAPQDGDEDSVRRFGVEDEDLFADRRDVSPDTIGER; encoded by the coding sequence GTGGCCACGTTCGACAGCAGCAACCACGACATCCCGACGCTCGTCGCGAAGCTCGCCGACCAGCGGTTCGACGGCTACCAGCCGGAACAGCTCGCGCGGGTCGTGGAACAGTTCCGCGACGGTGCGGGCACGACGAGCATCACCGAGGCCGTCGAAGCGCTCAGATCGATCTCCGGCGCGCTCGCCGGGACCGAGGAGGCGCTGCGGACGCAGCTGCGGGCGCTCGGGGTGGAGTGGCAGAGCCGCGCGGGTGACCAGGCGTCGTCGGTGGTCGCGCGGGAGGCCGGGTTCTCCGCCGAGGCCACCGCGAAGGTCGACCAGGCCGCGCGGATGATGTTCGAGCAGGCCGAAGCCTTCACCCGGACCCGCAACAAGCTGCCCGCGCCGGAGGACCTGCGCAAGGCGGGCAGCTACGACTTCGGCGACACGGTGTTCAGCCTCTTCGGCTTCGAAACCGACCACGCCGCGGACGTGCGGACCGCCGAGGAGGCCAGGGCGCAGGCGGTGGACGCGCTGAACGCCTACGCCCACGACAGCGGCGGCTACCTCGGCGCGACGTCCACAGTGGAGGCTCCGGCCCCGGTCGACCTGTTGTCGGCGCCGGGTTCCGGGGTGGTCTCCGGGGTCGGCGGGGCCGTCCCGACCGTTCCGGACACCTCGACCACGCAGGCTCAGGGCACGAAGGACGTGACGCCCGCGGTGGCGCCGGTGGACACCCCGACCCCGGCGATGGGCGTGCCCGCGCCCGGTTCGGCCGGTGTGGCCGCGGCGGGCGCGGCTGGAGCACGGCCGGGCGTGACGGGACCGTCCGGCGCTGTTGGCGCGCCCGCGCCCGGTGGGCGCGTGGCGCCCGGACCGGGCGGTGCCGGACCGGGCGGTGGTTCCACGGGCGCCGGGGCGGCGGAGCGCGGCCCGTCGGGCGGCCGAGCCGGGGGTGCTTCGCCGTCGGCCTGGGGCGTCCGTGGTGGCGCGACCGGCTCCGCCGGGGGCGTGGGTGAGCAGGCCGGTCGTGGCGGTGCGGGAGCGGCGAACCGCTTCACGACCGGTGGCATTGGCGGCGCCGCCCGTGGCGGGGCAGGCGGCGCGGGTGGCCCCGGCGGTGCCGGTGGTGGCGCGGCAGGCGGCGCCGGTGGTACGGGCGGTGGTGGCGCGGCAGGCGGCGCCGGGGGCGCCCCGCGTGGCGTGCCGACCGCGGCGGAGGAAGCGCTGGGCAAGGGCCGCGCCGCCGGGGCCGTTCCGCCCTCGGGCACCTCACCCACCGCCGTCGGACCGGGGTTCGCGGCCGTGCGCGGGACTTCGGGGATGAGCGGGTTCGCCGAGGCGGCGCCCGCGCTCGGGGCCGCCGGGGCCGGTGGCGCGCTGGCAGGCGAGGGCGAGCGACCGAACCGCGTGGGCCGGAACACCGCGGGCAACCGCATCCACCAGATCCCGGTGGGCGACCTGCCCGAGGAGGAGGAAGCCCGGCTGTCGCGCCGTGGCGGGCACACCCCCGGCACGGGGACCACCCGGTCGATCCTGGAACCCGCCGCGCCCCAGGACGGCGACGAGGACAGTGTGCGGCGCTTCGGGGTCGAGGACGAAGACCTGTTCGCCGACCGCCGCGACGTCTCACCGGACACCATCGGCGAGCGATGA
- a CDS encoding DUF3558 domain-containing protein → MPALPRTVLAAVLLVSGCTSTVSGLAGPGTRPSQAPELPARARELAVTGIDPCALLTPAQLDALQENGAPRLVDEDSTRDGPTCAFDVDATRPTYTYYLEVVDVGIEDWISGDHRETGMIQRPADVPGFPALVNYAPSDGIQDCETLVGVAAGRTLRAQMAPDDRSFDQRQLCDMATNVAKLAVQTLETLK, encoded by the coding sequence GTGCCGGCCCTGCCTAGGACCGTGCTCGCCGCGGTGCTGCTCGTCAGCGGCTGCACGTCGACCGTGTCCGGGCTCGCGGGTCCGGGCACGCGCCCCAGCCAGGCTCCGGAACTGCCCGCCCGCGCCCGGGAGCTGGCGGTGACGGGCATCGACCCGTGTGCCCTGCTGACACCGGCCCAGCTCGACGCGCTCCAGGAGAACGGTGCGCCGCGGCTGGTCGACGAGGACAGCACCCGAGACGGGCCGACCTGCGCTTTCGACGTCGACGCCACGCGGCCGACCTACACGTACTACCTCGAAGTCGTCGACGTCGGCATCGAGGACTGGATCAGCGGTGACCACCGCGAGACCGGCATGATCCAGCGGCCCGCCGACGTGCCCGGCTTCCCCGCACTGGTCAACTACGCGCCCAGCGACGGGATCCAGGACTGCGAAACGCTCGTCGGCGTCGCCGCGGGCCGGACGCTGCGCGCCCAGATGGCACCCGACGACCGGTCCTTCGACCAGCGACAGCTGTGCGACATGGCGACGAACGTCGCGAAGCTGGCCGTCCAGACGCTCGAAACGCTGAAGTGA
- the purD gene encoding phosphoribosylamine--glycine ligase, which produces MRVLVVGSGAREHALLLAASHDPAVTALACAPGNAGTAGLAEQLGVDVADPAAMAELAQSWRADLVVIGPEAPLVAGAADAVRKAGIACFGPSASAARIEGSKAFAKDVMAAAKVPTARSEIVDNPAKLDEALSRFGPTWVVKDDGLAAGKGVVVTRDFDAARAHAMKLLDGGHPVLLESFLDGPEVSLFCLVDGRTVVPLQPAQDFKRVGDGDTGPNTGGMGAYTPLPWAPESLVDDIVRDIVQPVVDELAARDAEFSGLLYAGLAITSDGPQVIEFNCRFGDPETQVVLALLATPLAGLLHATATGTLAGHPPLEWHPGSAVTVVIAADGYPGVPRAGDVITGAEAEGVLHAGTRRRDDGAVVSHGGRVLSVVGTGDDLDAARAQAYERVAKVHLSGSHHRTDIASRAARGEIAVPGASANHSPS; this is translated from the coding sequence GTGCGCGTCCTCGTAGTCGGGTCCGGTGCCCGCGAACATGCCCTGCTCCTCGCCGCGTCGCACGACCCGGCCGTCACCGCGCTGGCCTGTGCGCCCGGCAACGCCGGGACAGCGGGTCTGGCGGAGCAGCTCGGCGTCGACGTGGCGGACCCGGCCGCGATGGCCGAGCTGGCGCAGAGCTGGCGCGCCGACCTCGTGGTGATCGGTCCCGAGGCGCCGCTGGTCGCCGGCGCCGCGGACGCCGTCCGCAAGGCGGGAATCGCCTGCTTCGGCCCGTCCGCTTCGGCAGCGCGGATCGAGGGCTCGAAGGCATTCGCCAAGGACGTGATGGCCGCCGCGAAGGTGCCGACGGCGCGCAGCGAGATCGTGGACAACCCGGCCAAGCTCGACGAGGCGTTGTCCCGCTTCGGCCCGACCTGGGTGGTCAAGGACGACGGGCTGGCCGCGGGCAAGGGCGTCGTCGTCACGCGCGACTTCGACGCGGCCCGCGCGCACGCGATGAAACTGCTCGACGGCGGTCACCCGGTGCTGCTGGAGTCGTTCCTCGACGGGCCCGAGGTGTCGCTGTTCTGCCTGGTCGACGGCCGCACCGTGGTGCCGTTGCAGCCCGCGCAGGACTTCAAGCGCGTCGGCGACGGCGACACCGGCCCGAACACCGGCGGCATGGGCGCGTACACGCCGCTGCCGTGGGCGCCGGAGAGCCTGGTCGACGACATCGTGCGCGACATCGTCCAGCCGGTGGTCGACGAGCTGGCCGCGCGGGACGCCGAGTTCTCCGGCCTGCTCTACGCCGGTCTCGCGATCACCTCCGACGGTCCGCAGGTCATCGAGTTCAACTGCCGCTTCGGGGACCCGGAGACGCAGGTCGTGCTCGCGCTGCTGGCCACCCCGCTGGCGGGGCTGCTGCACGCCACCGCCACCGGCACGCTCGCCGGGCACCCGCCGCTGGAGTGGCATCCGGGTTCCGCGGTCACCGTGGTGATCGCCGCCGACGGCTACCCTGGCGTGCCGCGCGCCGGGGACGTCATCACCGGCGCCGAGGCCGAGGGCGTGCTGCACGCGGGCACCCGCCGCCGCGACGACGGCGCCGTGGTCTCGCACGGTGGCCGGGTGCTGTCCGTGGTCGGCACGGGCGACGACCTCGACGCGGCCCGCGCGCAGGCGTACGAGCGGGTCGCCAAGGTGCACCTGTCCGGCTCGCACCACCGCACCGACATCGCGTCGCGGGCCGCGCGGGGCGAGATCGCCGTTCCAGGCGCTTCGGCGAACCACAGCCCGAGCTGA
- a CDS encoding glycerophosphodiester phosphodiesterase — MRKRLAALALAGLFLAGTAGVTSASQAAPADKERAEPVVVGHRGAPGYRPEHTLASYELAYRQGADWVDIDLVPTRDGQLVARHENEIGGTTDVASHPEFADRRTTKVIDGVSLTGWFTEDFTLAELKTLRATERIPDIRPDNTIYDGRWRIVTYQEVLDLTKRLGRELHRTLGTYPEIKHSTYFASIGNPTEPKLVDILNRNGLNRRTAPVVIQSFEVSNLVALSRQVKVPLVQLTSATGAPADFVANGDKRTYADLVTPAGLKEISTYADYLSPEKNQIIPRNADGTLGTPTSLVRDAHDAGLQVVPYTFRNENSFLPANLRSSEDPSAWGDIFAELDAFLATGIDGLFADQPDTALIAVRS, encoded by the coding sequence GTGCGGAAGCGACTCGCGGCCCTGGCGCTGGCCGGTCTGTTCCTGGCCGGTACCGCCGGTGTCACCAGTGCGAGCCAAGCCGCCCCGGCTGACAAGGAGCGTGCCGAACCAGTGGTCGTCGGACACCGGGGCGCGCCCGGCTACCGGCCGGAGCACACGCTGGCCTCCTACGAGCTGGCCTACCGCCAGGGCGCCGACTGGGTCGACATCGACCTCGTGCCGACCAGGGACGGTCAGCTGGTCGCCCGGCACGAGAACGAGATCGGCGGCACCACCGATGTCGCGTCGCATCCGGAGTTCGCGGACCGCCGGACCACCAAGGTGATCGACGGTGTGAGCCTGACCGGCTGGTTCACCGAGGACTTCACCCTCGCCGAGCTCAAAACCCTGCGCGCCACCGAGCGCATCCCGGACATCCGCCCGGACAACACGATCTACGACGGCCGCTGGCGGATCGTGACCTACCAGGAGGTGCTGGACCTCACGAAGCGCCTCGGCCGCGAACTGCACCGCACGCTGGGCACCTACCCGGAGATCAAGCACTCCACCTACTTCGCTTCGATCGGCAACCCGACCGAGCCGAAGCTGGTCGACATCCTCAACCGCAACGGGCTGAACAGGCGCACCGCGCCGGTGGTGATCCAGTCGTTCGAGGTGTCCAACCTGGTCGCGCTGAGCAGGCAGGTGAAGGTGCCGCTGGTGCAGCTCACCTCGGCCACCGGCGCGCCCGCCGATTTCGTCGCGAACGGCGACAAGCGCACGTACGCCGACCTGGTCACGCCTGCCGGGCTCAAGGAGATCTCCACCTACGCCGACTACCTGAGCCCGGAGAAGAACCAGATCATCCCGCGGAACGCGGACGGCACGCTCGGCACGCCGACCTCCCTCGTACGCGACGCCCACGACGCCGGGTTGCAGGTCGTGCCCTACACCTTCCGCAACGAGAACAGCTTCCTGCCCGCGAACCTGCGCTCGTCCGAAGACCCGTCCGCGTGGGGCGACATCTTCGCCGAGCTGGACGCGTTCCTCGCCACGGGGATCGACGGGCTGTTCGCCGACCAGCCGGACACCGCGCTGATCGCCGTCAGGTCCTGA
- a CDS encoding DHA2 family efflux MFS transporter permease subunit, with protein sequence MTTTSEPRPAADKLDGAVLKVAAVVVLGAVMAILDTTVVNVAIQALTLEFQTSFDTIQWVVTGYMLALATVIPVTGWACDRFGTKRLYMLAIGFFLVGSALAGAAWDIESLIVFRVLQGLGGGMLMPAGMTIMTKAAGPHRVGRVMAVLGVPMLLGPIGGPILGGWLVDAVSWRWIFYINVPIGVIAFLLAWKLLPKDQSRPTEKFDFPGMLMLSPGLAALIYGVANIPHHGGVGATSVWLPGIIGLVLVVAFVVRSLKIPNALIDLTLFRNRTFSISMVTITLFMIAFLGSMLILPTYFVLVRGESALQAGLLLAPQGFGAMITMPIAGRLVDKIGAGKVVLPGLVLIIASVAVFTQVGADTSYGLLLAALFVMGLGMGMSMMPISTAALQTLTQRTVARASSAMNIVQQTAGAIGSAIVSIILASLLAGKFGVPTSQGQLAATAAVMNPATHDAAAVASGDAFASTFTWTLVLVALCLIPALFLPRKPVQPAAEDSEDGTAPPAVMMH encoded by the coding sequence ATGACCACCACTTCGGAGCCGAGACCGGCAGCCGACAAACTCGACGGTGCGGTGTTGAAGGTCGCCGCGGTCGTCGTGCTCGGCGCCGTCATGGCGATCCTCGACACCACCGTCGTCAACGTCGCGATCCAGGCGCTGACGCTGGAGTTCCAGACCTCGTTCGACACCATCCAGTGGGTCGTCACCGGCTACATGCTGGCGCTGGCCACGGTCATCCCGGTCACCGGCTGGGCCTGCGACCGTTTCGGCACCAAACGGCTCTACATGCTGGCGATCGGGTTCTTCCTCGTCGGTTCCGCGCTGGCCGGTGCGGCATGGGACATCGAATCGCTGATCGTGTTCCGCGTCCTGCAGGGCCTCGGCGGCGGCATGCTGATGCCGGCGGGCATGACGATCATGACCAAGGCCGCGGGCCCGCACCGCGTCGGGCGCGTGATGGCCGTGCTGGGCGTGCCGATGCTGCTCGGCCCGATCGGTGGCCCGATCCTGGGCGGCTGGCTGGTCGACGCGGTCAGCTGGCGCTGGATCTTCTACATCAACGTGCCGATCGGCGTGATCGCGTTCCTGCTCGCCTGGAAGCTGCTGCCGAAGGACCAGTCGCGCCCGACGGAGAAGTTCGACTTCCCCGGCATGCTGATGCTCTCGCCCGGTCTGGCCGCGCTGATCTACGGCGTCGCGAACATCCCGCACCACGGCGGGGTCGGCGCCACCAGCGTGTGGCTGCCGGGGATCATCGGGCTCGTCCTGGTCGTCGCGTTCGTGGTGCGGTCGTTGAAGATTCCCAACGCGCTGATCGACCTGACCCTGTTCCGCAACCGCACGTTCAGCATCTCGATGGTGACGATCACGCTGTTCATGATCGCCTTCCTCGGCTCGATGCTGATCCTGCCGACGTACTTCGTGCTGGTGCGTGGCGAGAGCGCGCTGCAGGCCGGTCTGCTGCTCGCGCCGCAGGGCTTCGGCGCCATGATCACGATGCCGATCGCGGGCAGGCTGGTCGACAAGATCGGCGCGGGCAAGGTGGTGCTGCCCGGGCTGGTGCTGATCATCGCGAGCGTCGCGGTGTTCACCCAGGTCGGCGCCGACACCTCGTACGGGCTGCTGCTGGCCGCCCTGTTCGTGATGGGTCTGGGCATGGGCATGAGCATGATGCCGATCTCCACGGCGGCGCTGCAGACGCTGACCCAGCGCACGGTGGCCAGGGCCTCGTCGGCGATGAACATCGTGCAGCAGACGGCCGGTGCCATCGGCTCGGCCATCGTGTCGATCATCCTGGCCAGCCTGCTCGCCGGGAAGTTCGGCGTGCCGACCAGCCAGGGGCAGCTCGCCGCGACGGCCGCGGTGATGAACCCGGCCACCCACGACGCGGCGGCCGTGGCCAGTGGTGACGCCTTCGCCTCGACGTTCACCTGGACGCTGGTCCTGGTGGCGCTGTGCCTGATCCCGGCGCTGTTCCTGCCGAGGAAGCCGGTCCAGCCCGCCGCGGAGGACAGCGAGGACGGCACCGCGCCGCCCGCCGTGATGATGCACTGA
- a CDS encoding YciI family protein — protein sequence MKYMLIMRATDEALANMGEVDFDEMLATMGKFNEELIRAGVLLAAEGLDDAAQGVVVDHSSEPPVVTDGPYGETKELFGGFYLLNVASKEEAIEWAKRLPASGQGFKTEIRRVPTIDEFPQDNPWIQKERAWREATGQL from the coding sequence ATGAAGTACATGCTGATCATGCGCGCTACCGACGAGGCCCTCGCGAACATGGGTGAGGTCGACTTCGACGAGATGCTCGCGACCATGGGCAAGTTCAACGAGGAGCTGATCCGGGCCGGTGTGCTGCTGGCCGCGGAGGGGCTCGACGACGCGGCACAGGGTGTCGTCGTCGACCACTCGTCCGAGCCGCCCGTGGTCACCGACGGCCCCTACGGCGAGACGAAGGAGCTGTTCGGCGGGTTCTACCTGCTCAACGTCGCCTCGAAGGAGGAGGCGATCGAGTGGGCCAAGCGGCTGCCCGCGAGCGGCCAGGGCTTCAAGACCGAGATCCGGCGGGTCCCCACGATCGACGAGTTCCCGCAGGACAACCCGTGGATCCAGAAGGAGCGGGCGTGGCGTGAGGCCACCGGCCAGCTCTGA